From Saccharothrix espanaensis DSM 44229, the proteins below share one genomic window:
- a CDS encoding PTS transporter subunit EIIC, which produces MSASAPQAVGGRDIKGLATLQRFGRSLMLPIAALPVAGLLARLGQPDLLGKDGLGWDKVAAVIGNAGDAILGNLPLLFAVGIAIGFARKGDGSTALAAVVGYVVMQGVFKAMSPLVLEMPTDPLAKAPLIDYRVLGGIVVGLITALLWQKYHRIKLPPYLAFFGGRRFVPILVATVMLVVGVLLGLIYPWFNSGITAIGEAVTGSTVIGAGLFGVVNRLLIPLGLHHIINNVVWFQFGEYTDAAGKVVHGDIPRFLAHDPTAGTFQTGFFPIMMFALPAAALAIVHTARPAQKKLIAGIMGSAALTAFITGVTEPLEFAFMFVAWPLYIIHAILTGTSLAITNALGIHDGFSFSAGAIDMALNWGIATKPWLLVLVGLVYAVIYYFVFRFVIAKWNLRTPGRDDDEDPEADPSVVETDAAETKETRGRGAAQP; this is translated from the coding sequence ATGAGCGCCAGCGCCCCACAGGCGGTCGGCGGTCGTGACATCAAGGGACTCGCCACGTTGCAGCGGTTCGGTCGCAGCCTCATGCTGCCGATCGCCGCGCTGCCCGTGGCCGGTCTCCTGGCCCGCCTGGGCCAGCCCGACCTGCTCGGCAAGGACGGGTTGGGCTGGGACAAGGTCGCGGCGGTCATCGGCAACGCCGGCGACGCGATCCTCGGCAACCTGCCGCTGCTGTTCGCGGTCGGCATCGCGATCGGCTTCGCCCGCAAGGGTGACGGTTCCACGGCGCTGGCCGCGGTCGTCGGCTACGTGGTGATGCAGGGCGTCTTCAAGGCGATGTCGCCGCTGGTCCTGGAGATGCCGACCGACCCCCTCGCGAAAGCGCCGCTGATCGACTACCGGGTGCTCGGCGGCATCGTGGTGGGTCTGATCACCGCCTTGCTGTGGCAGAAGTACCACCGCATCAAGCTGCCGCCGTACCTGGCGTTCTTCGGCGGTCGCCGGTTCGTGCCGATCCTGGTCGCGACCGTCATGCTCGTGGTCGGCGTCCTGCTCGGCCTGATCTACCCGTGGTTCAACAGCGGCATCACCGCCATCGGTGAGGCCGTGACCGGCAGCACGGTGATCGGCGCGGGCCTGTTCGGCGTGGTCAACCGCCTGCTCATCCCGCTCGGCCTGCACCACATCATCAACAACGTGGTGTGGTTCCAGTTCGGCGAGTACACCGACGCCGCCGGCAAGGTCGTCCACGGCGACATCCCGCGCTTCCTGGCCCACGACCCGACCGCGGGCACGTTCCAGACCGGCTTCTTCCCGATCATGATGTTCGCGCTGCCCGCCGCCGCCCTGGCGATCGTGCACACGGCACGTCCGGCGCAGAAGAAGCTCATCGCCGGCATCATGGGCTCGGCCGCGCTCACCGCGTTCATCACCGGTGTCACCGAGCCGCTGGAATTCGCGTTCATGTTCGTCGCGTGGCCGCTGTACATCATCCACGCGATCCTCACCGGCACCTCGCTGGCGATCACCAACGCGCTGGGCATCCACGACGGCTTCTCGTTCTCCGCTGGTGCCATCGACATGGCGCTCAACTGGGGCATCGCGACCAAGCCGTGGCTGCTGGTCCTCGTCGGCCTGGTCTACGCGGTGATCTACTACTTCGTGTTCCGCTTCGTGATCGCCAAGTGGAACCTGCGGACGCCGGGTCGTGACGACGACGAGGACCCGGAGGCCGACCCCAGCGTCGTGGAGACCGACGCCGCGGAGACGAAGGAAACCCGGGGCCGGGGCGCAGCACAGCCCTGA
- a CDS encoding DUF948 domain-containing protein, giving the protein MSPGQIAALVAAGAFVLLVILLAIPLIKLGRTLDEATIAIRKAHQNSDPLFTGANTTISHVNTQLERVDGITANARAVTGNVSALTSLFTATLGGPLVKAAALSYGVGKAIRARRGAGQSPKKHSRRGRR; this is encoded by the coding sequence GTGTCGCCAGGGCAGATCGCCGCGCTGGTCGCCGCCGGCGCGTTCGTGCTGCTGGTGATCCTGCTGGCCATCCCGCTGATCAAGCTGGGCCGCACGCTGGACGAGGCCACCATCGCCATCCGCAAGGCGCACCAGAACAGCGACCCGCTCTTCACCGGCGCGAACACCACGATCTCGCACGTGAACACGCAGCTGGAGCGGGTGGACGGGATCACCGCCAACGCGCGCGCGGTCACCGGCAACGTCTCGGCGCTGACCTCGCTGTTCACCGCCACCCTGGGCGGCCCGCTGGTGAAGGCCGCGGCGCTGTCCTACGGCGTGGGCAAGGCCATCCGGGCCCGCCGCGGCGCCGGCCAGTCGCCGAAGAAGCACTCCCGGCGAGGCCGGCGATGA
- the ruvX gene encoding Holliday junction resolvase RuvX, which yields MTSADRPGVDDPGLGRRLGVDVGAVRVGVALSDPGAFLATPLVTLARDEKTGRDLADLAGLVAEHEVVEVVVGLPRTLSGRHGPAAAAATAYAAALAARVAVPVRLQDERLTTVTASRVLAERGVRGKKQRAVVDQAAAVEILQSWLDARARNVARSADEEQAPGAKDRT from the coding sequence TTGACCAGCGCTGACCGTCCCGGCGTCGACGATCCCGGCCTCGGTCGGAGGCTGGGCGTCGACGTCGGAGCGGTGCGGGTGGGCGTCGCGCTGAGCGACCCGGGCGCCTTCCTGGCGACCCCCCTGGTTACCCTGGCCCGGGACGAGAAGACCGGCCGGGACCTCGCGGACCTGGCCGGACTCGTCGCCGAGCACGAGGTCGTGGAGGTCGTGGTCGGCCTGCCCCGTACCCTGTCCGGGCGACACGGGCCGGCAGCGGCGGCGGCGACCGCGTACGCTGCGGCGTTGGCCGCGCGCGTCGCGGTCCCGGTGCGGCTCCAGGACGAGCGGTTGACCACGGTCACCGCGAGCCGGGTGCTGGCCGAGCGGGGGGTGCGAGGCAAGAAGCAACGTGCTGTCGTGGACCAGGCTGCCGCGGTCGAGATCCTCCAGTCCTGGCTGGACGCACGGGCACGAAACGTGGCCCGTTCCGCCGACGAGGAACAGGCCCCCGGAGCTAAGGACCGCACGTGA
- a CDS encoding GntR family transcriptional regulator: MNRNEIVDGPKPKHAQLRDILRRMAEQELPPGSPIPSERDLAQQYRVSRITVRAAVGQLVAEGLLTRAKGRGTFTARRRMDVQLYLESFTDDMRRRGLTPTTEVHRCADEVPPPAAATALGVPPHEPACHLVRLRLADGVPLAVERGWYHPRIVPELHRHDLTGSLYTLLADTYGVQLDHARQTVWAEGADPETARLLGIRTGGPLLVFRRVTSSAGRPVEDMTSWYRGDLYQVTMQLDRTDPDSGHYFSAKGGNP; the protein is encoded by the coding sequence ATGAACCGCAACGAGATCGTGGACGGGCCCAAGCCCAAGCACGCCCAGCTCAGGGACATCCTGCGGCGCATGGCGGAGCAGGAACTCCCGCCGGGCTCGCCGATCCCGTCCGAACGCGACCTCGCGCAGCAGTACCGGGTGTCCCGGATCACGGTGCGCGCCGCGGTCGGGCAGCTCGTCGCCGAGGGTCTGCTGACCAGGGCGAAGGGGCGCGGCACGTTCACCGCGCGCCGGCGGATGGACGTCCAGCTCTACCTGGAGTCCTTCACCGACGACATGCGGCGGCGCGGCCTGACCCCCACCACCGAGGTACACCGGTGCGCCGACGAGGTCCCGCCGCCGGCGGCGGCGACCGCGCTCGGCGTGCCGCCGCACGAACCCGCGTGCCACCTCGTCCGCCTGCGCCTGGCGGACGGCGTGCCGCTGGCCGTGGAGCGCGGCTGGTACCACCCGAGGATCGTGCCCGAACTGCACCGGCACGACCTCACCGGCTCGCTCTACACGCTCCTGGCCGACACTTACGGCGTGCAGCTCGACCACGCCCGGCAGACCGTGTGGGCCGAAGGCGCCGACCCGGAGACGGCGCGGCTGCTCGGCATCAGGACCGGCGGCCCGCTCCTCGTCTTCCGACGGGTCACCAGCTCCGCCGGCCGCCCCGTGGAGGACATGACGTCCTGGTACCGGGGCGATCTCTACCAGGTGACCATGCAATTGGACCGGACCGACCCGGATTCCGGCCATTATTTCTCCGCCAAGGGAGGTAACCCATGA
- a CDS encoding sucrase ferredoxin yields MPNVSSGGLPGCAILTRQLGGDPAGTAALMTSWLLVEQPGPWPADALEQTLAAVFEPGRLAGPRAAGLRTLLIRRPGKHRRAADAPRTVYLASGVPGNRWLERLEVADLAELASLDLGALAAGIPGHGERVDGPLFLVCTHGTKDMCCAVLGRPLAGVLGENHPGRAWEVSHVGGDRWAGNLLVVPDGFLHGQLDPGEAALVAKAALSGQVQPDQLRGRTSAPSAWTQYAEIAVRKHLGLRGLDAALGVAERPIESDDGEARVVTVQGMDHLYEVTVHRGAASAAGDSRCSGRIAPPAYTAGTIKTLATA; encoded by the coding sequence ATGCCTAACGTAAGTTCGGGTGGTCTGCCGGGGTGCGCGATCCTCACGCGCCAGCTCGGTGGCGACCCGGCCGGCACAGCGGCGCTCATGACGTCGTGGCTGCTCGTGGAGCAGCCCGGCCCGTGGCCCGCGGACGCGTTGGAGCAAACCCTGGCCGCGGTGTTCGAGCCGGGCCGGTTGGCCGGGCCGCGCGCCGCGGGTCTGCGGACGCTGCTCATCCGGCGGCCCGGCAAGCACCGGCGCGCCGCCGACGCGCCCCGCACCGTCTACCTGGCCAGCGGCGTGCCCGGCAACCGGTGGCTGGAGCGGCTGGAGGTCGCCGACCTCGCCGAACTGGCCTCGCTCGACCTCGGCGCGCTGGCGGCCGGCATTCCCGGCCACGGCGAGCGGGTCGACGGGCCGCTGTTCCTGGTCTGCACGCACGGCACCAAGGACATGTGCTGCGCCGTGCTCGGCCGCCCGCTGGCGGGCGTGCTGGGCGAGAACCACCCCGGCCGGGCGTGGGAGGTCAGCCACGTCGGCGGCGACCGGTGGGCGGGCAACCTGCTGGTGGTGCCGGACGGCTTCCTGCACGGCCAGCTCGACCCGGGCGAGGCGGCGCTGGTGGCCAAGGCCGCGCTGAGCGGCCAGGTGCAGCCCGACCAGCTGCGCGGGCGCACCTCGGCACCGAGCGCGTGGACCCAGTACGCCGAGATCGCGGTGCGCAAGCACCTCGGGCTGCGCGGGCTGGACGCGGCGCTGGGCGTGGCCGAGCGGCCGATCGAGTCCGACGACGGCGAAGCGCGCGTGGTGACAGTGCAGGGCATGGACCACCTGTACGAGGTGACGGTGCACCGGGGTGCCGCGAGCGCGGCCGGCGACAGCCGCTGCTCCGGGCGGATCGCACCCCCCGCGTACACGGCCGGCACGATCAAGACCCTCGCCACCGCCTGA
- a CDS encoding shikimate dehydrogenase, with the protein MSRQAAVIGSPVSHSLSPVLHNAAFEALGLDWTYTRVECDEAGVPALVAGLDASWAGLSVTMPGKRAALAVASSATPRATLVGAANTLVPVPGGQLPGGRLPGGWHADCTDVDGVLGALRAACGFVGGSRAVLLGAGGTATAALVALASVGVTEVALVVRSAARAAEARECASRAGVSLSVTSWDTTDFAALAASSDVLVSTVPPSATEPIASALAESPCVLDVIYHPWPTPLAHAVEKRGRTLATGLDMLLHQAFGQSEQFTGHPAPRAAMRAALRAATDNVLPLPLGD; encoded by the coding sequence ATGTCCCGCCAGGCCGCCGTGATCGGCTCGCCGGTGTCGCACTCGCTGTCGCCGGTGCTGCACAACGCCGCGTTCGAGGCGCTCGGGCTGGACTGGACCTACACCCGGGTCGAGTGCGACGAGGCGGGGGTGCCGGCGCTGGTGGCCGGTCTGGACGCGTCCTGGGCCGGGCTGTCGGTGACGATGCCGGGCAAGCGCGCGGCGCTGGCCGTGGCGTCGTCCGCGACGCCCCGCGCCACCCTGGTCGGCGCGGCGAACACCCTGGTACCGGTGCCCGGCGGTCAGCTGCCCGGTGGTCGACTGCCCGGTGGTTGGCACGCGGACTGCACCGATGTGGACGGCGTGCTGGGCGCGTTGCGCGCGGCCTGCGGGTTCGTCGGCGGGTCGCGCGCGGTGCTGCTGGGCGCGGGCGGCACGGCCACGGCGGCGCTCGTCGCGCTGGCGTCGGTGGGGGTGACGGAGGTCGCGCTCGTCGTGCGCTCGGCCGCGCGGGCGGCGGAGGCCCGGGAGTGCGCCTCGCGGGCCGGGGTGTCGTTGTCGGTGACGTCCTGGGACACCACGGACTTCGCGGCGCTGGCGGCGTCCTCGGACGTGCTGGTGAGCACGGTGCCCCCGTCGGCGACGGAGCCGATCGCGTCGGCGCTGGCCGAGTCGCCGTGCGTGCTGGACGTGATCTACCACCCGTGGCCCACGCCGTTGGCCCACGCCGTGGAGAAGCGCGGCCGAACGCTGGCCACGGGCCTGGACATGTTGCTGCACCAGGCTTTCGGCCAGTCCGAGCAGTTCACCGGCCACCCCGCGCCCCGCGCGGCGATGCGCGCCGCGCTGCGCGCCGCGACGGACAACGTCCTGCCCTTACCCCTGGGGGACTGA
- a CDS encoding cupin domain-containing protein, which yields MTFSTLAGLVAPSGASQFFDAVQGRTHQRFPGRAGRFADLLPWSEVNRVLRQHPLEHPRLRLAQGGEVLPAHTYTETSDTAPVPRLSPAAFTEKMRGGATLVMDAVHELFEPVGELAAALEHELRERVRVNLYAGWGVTHGFDVHWDDHDVIIVQVSGRKRWRLHGSTRPAPLRRDVELPPRPSTEPLDDFVLEDGDVLYVPRGHWHDVSAVGEESLHLTIGFNRATGVDLVSWLADQLRAEEAFRTDLPRFASRAEQEAHAAVLRAKLTDLLDAGVVARFLADRDAQAPALPHVGLPWTATPGLLPPGDEAEVRLLTPRAVLAVGPETVTLAAAGKSLVFAAAAGPVLEVLVGSPRHTVKSLVEAGAPTLDRATVRALLAELVTQGVVGPE from the coding sequence GTGACCTTCTCCACCCTGGCTGGCCTCGTCGCACCGAGCGGGGCCAGCCAGTTCTTCGACGCGGTGCAGGGCCGGACCCACCAGCGGTTCCCCGGCCGGGCGGGGCGGTTCGCCGACCTGCTGCCGTGGTCGGAGGTCAACCGGGTGCTGCGGCAGCACCCGTTGGAGCACCCCCGGCTCAGGCTCGCGCAGGGCGGCGAGGTCCTCCCCGCGCACACCTACACCGAGACCTCCGACACCGCGCCGGTCCCCCGGCTGTCACCCGCGGCGTTCACCGAGAAGATGCGCGGCGGCGCCACCCTGGTGATGGACGCCGTTCACGAACTGTTCGAACCGGTCGGCGAGCTGGCCGCGGCGCTGGAGCACGAGCTGCGCGAACGCGTCCGGGTGAACCTGTACGCGGGGTGGGGCGTCACGCACGGCTTCGACGTGCACTGGGACGACCACGACGTGATCATCGTCCAGGTCTCGGGGCGCAAGCGCTGGCGGCTGCACGGGTCGACCCGGCCCGCGCCGCTGCGCCGGGACGTGGAGCTGCCGCCCCGGCCGTCGACCGAGCCGCTCGACGACTTCGTGCTGGAGGACGGCGACGTCCTGTACGTGCCGCGCGGGCACTGGCACGACGTGTCCGCCGTCGGCGAGGAGTCGCTGCACCTGACCATCGGGTTCAACCGGGCGACCGGTGTCGACCTGGTCTCGTGGCTGGCCGACCAGCTGCGGGCCGAAGAGGCTTTCCGCACCGACCTGCCGCGGTTCGCGAGCAGGGCGGAGCAGGAGGCGCACGCCGCCGTGCTCAGGGCCAAGCTCACCGACCTGCTGGACGCCGGCGTGGTCGCGCGGTTCCTGGCCGACCGGGACGCGCAGGCCCCGGCCCTCCCGCACGTCGGGCTGCCGTGGACGGCGACCCCCGGCCTGCTGCCGCCGGGTGACGAGGCCGAGGTCCGGTTGCTGACCCCGCGCGCGGTGCTTGCCGTCGGTCCGGAGACCGTGACGTTGGCCGCGGCGGGCAAGAGCCTGGTGTTCGCGGCGGCGGCGGGGCCGGTGCTGGAGGTGCTCGTGGGCAGTCCTCGCCACACGGTGAAGTCGCTGGTGGAAGCGGGTGCACCGACCCTCGATCGGGCGACCGTGCGAGCGTTGCTCGCAGAATTGGTCACACAAGGTGTGGTGGGACCGGAGTGA
- the alaS gene encoding alanine--tRNA ligase encodes MQTHEIIKRFREHFENAGHTYVPSASLILDDPNLLFVNAGMVPFKPYFLGEAPPPYKRATSIQKCVRTPDIDEVGKTTRHNTFFQMAGNFSFGDYFKEEAIRLAWELITKSQDDGGYGFDPERIWVTVYLDDDEAIELWKKVADLPDERIQRRDGKDNYWDMGVPGPGGPCSEIYYDRGPAFGAEGGPVVDEDRYLEIWNLVFMQDERGELSPKLGHPPIGSLPSRNIDTGMGIERVAFLLQGVDNVYETDLVLPVIRAAEELSGRKYGVDPVDDVRFRVIADHARSGVLIVGDGVTPGNEARGYVLRRLLRRIVRSARLLGIDQPVLVRFAELVRDAMGPTYPELVSGFPRIAQVLKAEEDTFLRTLEAGERIFGTAAGEVKAEGRATLPGDKAFQLHDTYGFPIDLTLEMAAEAGLTVDEDGFRKLMAEQRARAKADAAGKKTGHGDQTVYRELLDLGATEFTGYQELASEATLRGIVREGKRVRSAREGEIVEVVLDRTPLYAESGGQESDAGTIVSGSAELEVVDVQKVARKLWVHQVRVLSGEIAEGERVEARVDPEWRVGARQGHSGTHVVHAALRQVLGPSALQSGSYNKPGYLRLDFAWTGGLSESTRSEIEEVSNLAVRRDLPVSVVYTDMGEAQEMGAVALFGETYDDTVRVVEIGGEWSRELCGGTHVEHSSQIGPITVIGESSVGSGVRRLEAYVGIEAFQYLARERALVQNVATLLKVPDAEVPARVEALVERLRAAEKELERVRAAQLLSSAGSLAEQALDVRGVAVVAVRLPEGIAAGDVRTLAGEVRNRLGEKAGVVALFAPDGDKVSFVVATTNAARSLGLAAGKLVPAFAPAVDGRGGGKPDLAQGGGTDPAGIDQALAAVRAEVDRAVDQR; translated from the coding sequence GTGCAGACCCACGAGATCATCAAGCGCTTCCGCGAGCACTTCGAGAACGCCGGCCACACCTACGTGCCCAGCGCCTCGCTCATCCTGGACGACCCGAACCTGCTGTTCGTCAACGCCGGCATGGTGCCGTTCAAGCCCTACTTCCTGGGCGAGGCCCCGCCGCCGTACAAGCGCGCCACGAGCATCCAGAAGTGCGTGCGCACGCCGGACATCGACGAGGTCGGCAAGACCACCCGGCACAACACGTTCTTCCAGATGGCCGGCAACTTCTCCTTCGGCGACTACTTCAAGGAAGAGGCCATCCGGCTGGCCTGGGAGCTGATCACCAAGTCCCAGGACGACGGCGGCTACGGCTTCGACCCGGAGCGGATCTGGGTCACCGTCTACCTGGACGACGACGAGGCCATCGAGCTCTGGAAGAAGGTCGCCGACCTGCCCGACGAGCGCATCCAGCGCCGTGACGGCAAGGACAACTACTGGGACATGGGCGTGCCCGGCCCCGGTGGCCCGTGCTCGGAGATCTACTACGACCGCGGCCCGGCCTTCGGCGCGGAGGGCGGCCCGGTCGTCGACGAGGACCGGTACCTGGAGATCTGGAACCTGGTCTTCATGCAGGACGAGCGCGGCGAGCTCAGCCCCAAGCTCGGCCACCCGCCGATCGGCTCGCTGCCCAGCCGGAACATCGACACCGGCATGGGCATCGAGCGGGTCGCGTTCCTGCTCCAGGGCGTGGACAACGTCTACGAGACCGACCTGGTGCTCCCGGTGATCCGCGCGGCCGAGGAGCTGTCGGGGCGCAAGTACGGCGTCGACCCGGTGGACGACGTCCGCTTCCGGGTCATCGCCGACCACGCCCGCAGCGGCGTGCTGATCGTCGGCGACGGCGTCACCCCCGGCAACGAGGCCCGCGGCTACGTGCTGCGCCGGCTGCTGCGCCGGATCGTCCGCTCGGCCCGCCTGCTCGGCATCGACCAGCCGGTGCTGGTCCGGTTCGCCGAGCTGGTCCGCGACGCCATGGGCCCGACCTACCCGGAGCTGGTCAGCGGGTTCCCGCGGATCGCCCAGGTGCTCAAGGCGGAGGAGGACACCTTCCTGCGCACCCTGGAGGCCGGCGAGCGGATCTTCGGGACCGCCGCGGGCGAGGTCAAGGCCGAGGGCCGGGCCACGCTGCCCGGCGACAAGGCCTTCCAGCTGCACGACACGTACGGCTTCCCGATCGACCTCACCCTGGAGATGGCCGCCGAGGCGGGCCTGACCGTGGACGAGGACGGCTTCCGCAAGCTGATGGCCGAGCAGCGCGCCCGCGCCAAGGCCGACGCCGCCGGCAAGAAGACCGGCCACGGCGACCAGACCGTCTACCGGGAGCTGCTCGACCTCGGGGCCACCGAGTTCACCGGCTACCAGGAGCTGGCCTCCGAGGCCACGCTGCGCGGCATCGTGCGCGAGGGCAAGCGGGTGCGCTCGGCCCGCGAGGGCGAGATCGTCGAGGTCGTGCTGGACCGCACGCCGCTCTACGCCGAGTCCGGCGGCCAGGAGAGCGACGCCGGCACCATCGTGTCCGGCAGCGCCGAGCTGGAGGTCGTGGACGTCCAGAAGGTGGCCCGCAAGCTGTGGGTGCACCAGGTGCGGGTGCTCTCCGGCGAGATCGCCGAGGGTGAGCGGGTCGAGGCCCGGGTCGACCCGGAGTGGCGGGTCGGCGCGCGGCAGGGCCACTCGGGCACGCACGTCGTGCACGCCGCCCTGCGCCAGGTGCTCGGCCCGTCCGCTCTCCAGAGCGGCTCCTACAACAAGCCCGGCTACCTGCGGCTGGACTTCGCCTGGACGGGTGGTCTTTCCGAGTCCACCCGCAGCGAGATCGAAGAGGTCTCCAACCTGGCCGTGCGCCGGGACCTGCCGGTCAGCGTGGTCTACACCGACATGGGCGAGGCCCAGGAGATGGGCGCGGTCGCCCTGTTCGGCGAGACCTACGACGACACCGTCCGGGTGGTCGAGATCGGCGGCGAGTGGTCGCGCGAGCTGTGCGGTGGCACGCACGTCGAGCACTCCTCCCAGATCGGCCCGATCACCGTGATCGGCGAGTCGTCGGTGGGCTCGGGCGTGCGCCGGCTGGAGGCCTACGTCGGCATCGAGGCGTTCCAGTACCTGGCCCGCGAGCGGGCCCTGGTGCAGAACGTCGCCACGCTGCTCAAGGTGCCCGACGCCGAGGTGCCCGCCCGGGTGGAAGCCCTGGTCGAGCGGCTGCGGGCGGCCGAGAAGGAACTGGAGCGGGTGCGCGCCGCCCAGCTGCTGTCCTCCGCCGGGTCGCTGGCCGAGCAGGCCCTCGACGTGCGCGGCGTGGCCGTCGTCGCGGTGCGGCTGCCCGAGGGCATCGCCGCCGGCGACGTGCGGACGCTGGCGGGCGAGGTGCGCAACCGGCTCGGCGAGAAGGCCGGCGTGGTGGCGCTGTTCGCCCCGGACGGCGACAAGGTGAGCTTCGTGGTGGCCACCACGAACGCCGCCCGCTCGCTGGGGCTGGCCGCCGGCAAGCTGGTGCCCGCGTTCGCCCCGGCCGTGGACGGTCGCGGCGGCGGCAAGCCGGACCTGGCCCAGGGCGGCGGCACCGACCCGGCCGGGATCGACCAGGCCCTGGCCGCCGTGCGGGCCGAGGTGGACCGCGCCGTTGACCAGCGCTGA
- a CDS encoding HPr family phosphocarrier protein, with amino-acid sequence MPERRVTVASKVGLHARPAALLAKAAAGQPVKVTIRKQDGEPVEAGSVLGLMTLGAMHGDEVVLAAEGEGADDALEAIASLIASDLDEG; translated from the coding sequence ATGCCTGAGCGACGGGTCACCGTGGCGAGCAAGGTCGGACTGCACGCACGCCCGGCCGCACTGCTGGCGAAGGCGGCCGCGGGCCAGCCGGTCAAGGTCACCATCCGCAAGCAGGACGGCGAACCGGTGGAGGCGGGCAGCGTGCTGGGGCTGATGACCCTCGGCGCGATGCACGGGGACGAGGTCGTGCTGGCCGCGGAGGGCGAAGGCGCGGACGACGCGCTGGAGGCCATCGCGTCCCTCATCGCCTCGGACCTCGACGAAGGCTGA
- the mltG gene encoding endolytic transglycosylase MltG — MSDDLGLFSEQDVHHDERPRGAKAAARSKRRRKKTILWVVVALILVVGGGGAYYGYQVLSGIGSYEDFPGAGEADVVVEVKDGDLVSAIANTLKEQGVVASARAFIEAGKENTGLTAIQPGFYLMKTKMSGQTAVDRMTDPKAKVVPLEVKGGNVLHDITSPDGKSVTKGILSMLADASCAELDGVKKCVTAQELRDAADNADAAALGIPDWAQVDFARAPKENRLEGLITRGLYHLKPGASAPELIKSVIETSNARLQGYGIPAGTKNTGFRPYEVLTIASLIEKEGLEKDFGKISRVIYKRLSVDQELQFDSTVNYKLDRPIVTTSDEDRDRSGPYNTYKNKGLTPTPIGSPSREAIAAAISPEQGPWQYFVKCQKDGTSCFSDNLDEHNRLADKAREEGVF, encoded by the coding sequence GTGAGCGACGACCTCGGGTTGTTCAGCGAACAGGACGTGCACCACGACGAACGCCCCCGCGGTGCCAAGGCCGCGGCTCGCAGCAAGCGCAGGCGCAAGAAGACGATCCTGTGGGTCGTGGTCGCGCTCATCCTGGTCGTCGGTGGCGGTGGCGCGTACTACGGGTACCAGGTGCTCAGCGGCATCGGCTCCTACGAGGACTTCCCGGGCGCGGGCGAGGCCGACGTGGTGGTCGAGGTCAAGGACGGCGACCTGGTCTCGGCCATCGCGAACACGCTCAAGGAGCAGGGCGTGGTGGCCAGCGCGCGCGCCTTCATCGAGGCCGGCAAGGAGAACACCGGGCTCACCGCCATCCAGCCCGGCTTCTACCTGATGAAGACCAAGATGTCCGGGCAGACCGCGGTGGACCGGATGACCGACCCCAAGGCCAAGGTCGTCCCGCTGGAGGTCAAGGGCGGCAACGTCCTGCACGACATCACCTCGCCGGACGGCAAGAGCGTCACCAAGGGCATCCTGTCCATGCTGGCCGACGCCTCGTGCGCGGAGCTGGACGGCGTCAAGAAGTGCGTCACGGCGCAGGAGCTGCGCGACGCCGCGGACAACGCGGACGCCGCCGCCCTGGGCATCCCGGACTGGGCGCAGGTCGACTTCGCCCGCGCGCCCAAGGAGAACCGGCTGGAGGGCCTGATCACCCGGGGCCTGTACCACCTCAAGCCCGGCGCGTCGGCCCCCGAGCTGATCAAGAGCGTGATCGAGACGTCGAACGCCCGGTTGCAGGGCTACGGCATCCCGGCGGGCACCAAGAACACCGGGTTCCGGCCCTACGAGGTGCTCACCATCGCGTCGCTGATCGAGAAGGAGGGCTTGGAGAAGGACTTCGGGAAGATCTCCCGGGTCATCTACAAGCGCCTGTCGGTCGACCAGGAGCTCCAGTTCGACTCGACGGTCAACTACAAGCTGGACCGGCCGATCGTGACCACCAGCGACGAGGACCGCGACCGGTCCGGGCCGTACAACACCTACAAGAACAAGGGCCTGACGCCGACGCCGATCGGTTCGCCGAGCCGCGAGGCGATCGCCGCCGCGATCAGCCCCGAGCAGGGGCCGTGGCAGTACTTCGTGAAGTGCCAGAAGGACGGCACGTCGTGCTTCTCGGACAACCTGGACGAGCACAACCGGCTGGCCGACAAGGCGCGCGAGGAAGGCGTCTTCTGA